The sequence below is a genomic window from Cryptococcus neoformans var. neoformans B-3501A chromosome 8, whole genome shotgun sequence.
GAAAGAGGAATAGATGTCACAAGAAGAATAGATGTTTATAATATTAGAGGACTGAATTTACTATGCACGAAAAAGAACATTTAGTTACGTAAATAACAGGCATAAGGGCCTCAGGGATGCACTGCAGGGTCCATGGTGTTATCTATCGGCTGCTCTGTCAAAATTACCCAaagtagaaggagggggggtGTCCCAAAAGAAATAGGGGGGGTGTCCGAAATAGTTCCCATGTTCCTAAAATGTAAAAAACAGGATATAACAGCATGGTGGACCACATTTTGCGGGTTCATTTTGACTCCGCCCCGACGGGCACGGGGCCGGGCACGGAGATCTTATTTATCCAAAGATCGCATCCCGAGGATCGCACAAGGATCAAGCCCCCTGTGCACGCCCCCCCACCCGGGCCGGAAGCCTAAGGTGCGGTCCCTCATTTCCTAATTAATAGACCAGGCACAACCCCATCTTCCCAATCCAACTACTCTTAGTACACTGCAGCTGTGAGGAGACTACGAGTAGTACGTGCATAGGTACGGCCAACAACTTTCAGAAAGTGAGTGGTGACGGAATTTTCACATGTGGTATCTGCGTGCGGCAAAGGGAACCAGTTTGCTGCTAGCTTTTAGGTGTGGTACTACAGGTTACATCAGGCTGGTTGGTCTACTTCGAAGTTTGTCAGCATTTATCTGCATGGGGTGAATACTCGTCGTGTAATTTAAACGTCTTCGACACGATTAATTCTCTCACCCTATGGTTGTTTAATGTAAATCCAGGAACCGCAACTTAATTTCTCTGATACTGGGCTTACTTGATCCTCACGATGTTCCGTTGCTCGTCGTCAGAAAAGCGATCGTCGAGATACTCTACTCATCGATGATAGTCGTCTTTCCAACGGACAACTGCAACTGTCTTATTACGTCTTGTTGCCTGAAGcctctcaatctcttgTGACCCGGTATTTGAGCACAGGAGATCTTCACTTCACCACTAAAGCCGAGCACTCACCGCCGGTATCGAGCGGCCCGGGTGGAGATCATTCTTAATTCATACTACATAATATGATCACACGCAAAGCGGATCCGTCCAGGCGTACTTTCACACTTATATATGTGTCTCATCCAGTGagatcttttttttccgcTATCTTATCATTTTCACCTCATTCTAGCTTATTCCTGTATCATGCCACGTTTGACGAACGAGAGTACAGTAAACCTTCGTACAGGTCGCAAGATGCCTCGTCTGGGGCTTGGTTCGGGGGGTCTCAGGGATCAGACAGCAGTCGACGCCGTCGAGCATGCCATGAAAGTCGGCTATCTGATGGGTGAGCCTCCTTGACTGAGAGACTGTTGTGAACATCGATGAGACAGCCAAGACTGACatatcttttcttcaattTCAGTTGACACAGCGCAGCAGTATCAGAATGAGCGGGGTAAATCTAGACATCCTTTCTCAATACTAAAGCGTTGTTTGTCTGATTCAAGAACATTGTTCCACCAGAGGTCGGTACAGGTATCGCAAAGTCCGGTATACCTCGAAGCCAAATATTTATTTGCACAAAATGGCAACCTAGACCTGATGGCTCAATTGAGAGGCCTACTCCGGAGCAGGTCTGCCAAGAAGCGCACCAATCTGTCTTGAGGTTGGATCAATCGGGTTCAGGAAAAGAATATCTCGACCTTATGCTTATCCATCACCCTAGACCGGACCCTGATGGCCGGGCCGTTCACTGGAAAGGATTGGCTCTGGCTCAGAAGGAAGGTTGGGTGAAGGATATTGGGGTATCAAACTTGTGACTTTACGTCCTATGCTCCTTTTGCTTGTTCCTGACACTCAATGCTCTAGCAACGTAAAACATCTTGAAGCACTTCCTGGACCTTTACCGGCCGTGAATCAGCTAGAACTTCACCCTTGGTGTCAGCAACGCGAAGTCGTCGATTATTGTTCTGAAAAGGGCATCGTCCTGCAGGCATTCTGTCCATTAGTCAGGATCCGAAAGGACAAGTTCGAGGATCCAGTCGTCGTCAAGGTTGCTAAGAAGCATGAGAGAGCTGAGGCTCATATCCTGCTGAGATGGAGTTTGCAGAAAGGGTGAGTGCACCAGCTTTTGGCGCAGAAGGAATCAGTCGGTCTGACAGAATTCCCAAAGATTTATTCCCATCCCCAAGGCTAGTTCGGCGGAGAGAATTGAAGCTAACAAGGATCTCTACAACTTTGAGCTAGATTCTGAGGATatggaagagcttgatGGCCTAGATCAAGGGGCTTCTGGAAGGGTGTCTGGTATCGACCCTGCACATTTGCCTGATTGATGTGCTATAAATTTCGTGGTGGTCATTGATGCAGTGTATATATTGAATCCCGTCACTGTTTCGCATGTATATTTGGTAGATCAGTGGCTTCAACTTGAAGTACatgacagcagcagcatcgCAAAGAACAGTTGTGTAAAATCTGTGGTATCTGTACACTCCGCTGAATTCTACGGTACATCGCACAGTCCTAAAGCGCCACCCTTTATGTCGACGACTGAAAAGAATTTGAAGGCAAGTAATTTGACAGACTTTTGCATGGGGGTTGCTTTCTTAGTACCGCTTCAACAATGGATGAATGGATGGAAGTatttgggagaaggaaacaTACAAATATAATCAATCAAATAAAATCAATTTCAACCGTCGGAGTTAACCGatacagaagaagaagcgccGCGCCGAATCGGTTCGTCGTCACAGTAGGAGGAGGGAGCGTGAGGAAAGGCAGAGAGATAAGCAAAAGTAATGAATGACACGCCAAAAGAAGCAGTTtgtccatcatccttctctcgcaATTCCTCATTCTGACCTTTCTACCTATCCTGTTGATACGGGACTCCTCTTTTTAGTCCTTCCCCAGTCCGTTTGTCTTCTCAGCTCCTATATTTTTTCGCTGGTCAACAATTTGACATTCACCCTTCCCCGGGACAAAGTACTGGAAACAATGACTCTCGGCGAGAGAGAACGACTCCTGCAACCGGCTCCCGCCCCTCCTGGGACCACGCTCTATAGCGAACCAAACCATTCTGAAGATATCGAGACTACCGATGAACATAAATTGAGCTACAACAGGGTAGGGTTGAACGCCCGTCGATTTTGGATCTTGGTTGGTCATACTGCTTGTGTTCTTGTATGAGAATAATGGCTAGCGAAAAGCTTACAATGATCATCACGTTAGTGTGCTTCGATGTGGATAGCCTCTTTCCTGAACGCCTTCGACGGTACCGTAGGTGAGTGTGAACATTTTCCGCCACATCCGTTGTTTTGCAAAGGTAGTTAGTTGGCTGAGTGATATGATGCAGTCGCTACTTTGCTGGGACCCATATCTTCATCGTTCAAAGCGACCAACTTGGCATCATGGCTCGGTACATCATAGTGAGTCGTATCTAAGCAAGAAGGGACGGCGTATGCTTATATTCCACGCCGCCTTCGTAGTATGCTCTCAGTCTGCTGCTTCACTCCCATTTACGGACGATTGTGTAACATTATTGGTCGTCAGGGTTCAATGCTGCTTGCGCTTGCAATCTTCAGTAGGCATTCAATGACCCGCTAATAGCTTTTTGAGGTATCAAGCTGATTGCAACTGTCACTGCGTAGCAACTGGTAATCTTCTGTGCGCGTTTGCTCCTTCTATGGAGGCTTTGATTGCTGCTCGTGCACTAGCCGGTatgggtggaggtggtCTCAGTATAAGTGGGTTTTCCGGGACGAAAATGGCTCCCCGAAGTGGAATGAAGCTGACCATTGGAATAGTTGGAAGTACCATCATGAGCGACATCGTCCCTATGTGAGCATCGCGTTTTCGGTAACTCTATCCTGTGAGGGCCAATTCGTTAACTCCATGTATGCAGCACCCATCGAGGTATCTTCCAAGGTCTTGCCAATCTTGCCTTCGGTAGCGGAATGGGGTAAGCTGCTCAGTTGTCATGAAATGCGATTCTCTGTGTGACACTGTGATTTGTAGTCTCGGCGCTCCCATCGGCGCTCTCATCAACGATTGTCTCAATTGGCGATGGGCTTTTTGGGTTCAGGTACGTTTTTTCAACATATTTCTCACGCAAAAATTCTAAGTTTACATTATCCGTCCTTAGATTCCTGTTC
It includes:
- a CDS encoding hypothetical protein (HMMPfam hit to Aldo_ket_red, Aldo/keto reductase family, score: 223.6, E(): 3.6e-64), with product MPRLGLGSGGLRDQTAVDAVEHAMKVGYLMVDTAQQYQNEREVGTGIAKSGIPRSQIFICTKWQPRPDGSIERPTPEQVCQEAHQSVLRLDQSGSGKEYLDLMLIHHPRPDPDGRAVHWKGLALAQKEGWVKDIGVSNFNVKHLEALPGPLPAVNQLELHPWCQQREVVDYCSEKGIVLQAFCPLVRIRKDKFEDPVVVKVAKKHERAEAHILLRWSLQKGFIPIPKASSAERIEANKDLYNFELDSEDMEELDGLDQGASGRVSGIDPAHLPD